The following proteins are co-located in the Bacteroidales bacterium genome:
- a CDS encoding O-antigen ligase family protein, with the protein MHNFLQRYFGKDFLLEGSLTYIFAFLTIIILPVYHWYLPPFMILWGVAWLLSIFTRTYDYTTIDHKARIVFVLFILFFIWQIIGMIYSDNPKEGWRNIELRMSLLVFPLVLFSPGNFIRKKSFLLLKIFALSTFAFLLVCFGYALYRSLIFNNGEWVFNPHPPIDYWLNYFYASELAIKQHPSYLSMFILFSGFISIESFLEKDKKSIYKYLWIFICLVLFLSIYLLSSRAEILAAIISLPVYLLFKFRNTGKRQLLVFLFALAIIVLIPLSISNPRFSYYYKLNSGKELVTKSMKEDRIRIWHSAVIIIKKNILFGVGTGDIQSELNKEYRKLGYEDILKVKNLNAHNQFVEIAAEHGLVGLIIFIAIFVVMTVIAVTTDNTLYLIFILIVFISFLFETMLNRLAGVSFFSLFSFLLLHVESKTKSK; encoded by the coding sequence ATGCATAATTTCTTACAAAGATATTTTGGCAAAGATTTCTTGCTTGAAGGATCCTTAACATATATTTTTGCTTTCCTCACAATAATTATTTTACCTGTATATCACTGGTATCTCCCTCCATTTATGATTCTCTGGGGAGTAGCATGGTTGTTAAGCATATTTACAAGGACGTATGATTATACAACAATTGATCATAAAGCCAGAATAGTATTTGTTTTATTTATCCTGTTTTTTATTTGGCAAATCATTGGAATGATTTACTCTGACAATCCAAAGGAAGGATGGCGAAATATAGAACTACGGATGTCTTTGTTGGTTTTCCCGCTTGTATTGTTTTCACCTGGAAATTTTATTCGAAAAAAATCCTTTCTGCTTTTAAAGATATTTGCACTCAGTACATTTGCTTTTCTGCTGGTATGTTTTGGTTATGCACTATACAGATCTCTTATTTTTAATAATGGGGAATGGGTATTTAATCCTCACCCTCCCATTGATTATTGGCTGAATTATTTTTACGCTTCAGAACTGGCCATTAAACAGCATCCTTCATATTTATCAATGTTTATACTTTTTTCTGGTTTCATTTCCATTGAATCATTTCTTGAAAAGGATAAAAAATCTATTTATAAGTATTTATGGATCTTTATTTGTCTGGTTTTATTCCTTTCAATCTATTTATTATCATCAAGGGCTGAGATTCTGGCTGCAATTATCTCTCTGCCAGTATATTTGTTATTTAAATTCAGGAATACAGGGAAAAGGCAACTACTTGTTTTTCTTTTTGCACTGGCTATCATAGTCCTGATTCCTCTGTCAATCTCTAATCCAAGATTTAGTTACTATTACAAATTGAATTCAGGAAAAGAGTTAGTTACTAAGTCAATGAAAGAAGACAGGATCAGGATATGGCATTCTGCTGTAATAATTATCAAAAAAAATATTCTGTTTGGAGTGGGAACAGGCGATATACAATCTGAACTTAATAAGGAATACAGGAAGCTGGGTTATGAAGATATCCTGAAAGTCAAAAACCTTAATGCTCATAATCAGTTTGTTGAAATTGCAGCAGAGCATGGTCTCGTAGGCTTAATTATTTTTATAGCCATATTTGTGGTTATGACTGTAATAGCTGTCACAACTGATAACACTCTATATCTTATATTTATACTGATTGTATTTATATCTTTTCTCTTCGAGACAATGCTAAACAGACTTGCAGGAGTTTCTTTTTTCTCCCTTTTTTCTTTTTTACTATTACATGTAGAATCAAAAACAAAGAGTAAATAA
- a CDS encoding DegT/DnrJ/EryC1/StrS family aminotransferase, with the protein MINSERIPLVDLKAQYISLKDEIDFAISQCVEDNNFIRGKSVGSFEDDFAKYIGAKFCVGCGNGTDALEIILRSLNINAGDEVIVPALTWIATAEAVNNVGAEPVFVDINPENYTIDTTRIKAKITKKTKAIIPVHLYGSPADMTEIMTIAGEHGLFVIEDCAQAHGAEYKGKKIGTFGIASAFSFFPSKNLGAFGDAGAIISNNKEVAERSRMFTNHGQLAERHLHSIIGRNSRLDTIQAAILSVKLPFLDKWNESRRGAANIYMSDLKTSSGLILPLFENDKKHVFHLFVIRTQIRERLITALNGDNISCGIHYPKALPFLDAYLYKKHKTSDFPVSSNFTNEILSIPVYPEITQDQVSRICRIINNCK; encoded by the coding sequence ATGATAAACTCTGAAAGAATACCTCTTGTAGATCTTAAAGCACAATACATATCTCTGAAAGATGAGATTGATTTTGCAATAAGCCAATGTGTTGAAGATAATAATTTTATCAGAGGGAAGTCTGTAGGATCATTTGAAGATGATTTCGCAAAGTATATCGGGGCAAAGTTTTGTGTTGGATGTGGTAACGGAACTGATGCACTCGAAATTATTCTAAGATCATTAAATATTAATGCCGGAGATGAAGTTATTGTTCCAGCATTGACATGGATAGCTACAGCTGAAGCGGTAAATAATGTTGGTGCTGAACCGGTATTCGTTGATATTAATCCGGAAAACTATACAATTGACACCACCAGGATTAAAGCTAAAATTACAAAGAAAACGAAAGCGATAATTCCTGTACATCTTTATGGTTCTCCGGCTGATATGACTGAAATAATGACTATTGCAGGTGAACACGGCTTATTTGTTATCGAAGATTGTGCACAAGCACATGGAGCCGAATACAAAGGGAAGAAAATCGGGACTTTTGGGATTGCATCGGCCTTCAGCTTTTTTCCAAGTAAGAACCTTGGAGCATTCGGTGATGCTGGAGCAATAATTTCTAATAACAAGGAGGTTGCTGAAAGATCCAGGATGTTTACAAATCATGGGCAGCTTGCTGAACGGCATTTGCATTCAATTATTGGAAGAAACAGCAGACTGGATACGATTCAGGCAGCAATCCTTAGTGTTAAACTTCCATTTTTGGACAAATGGAATGAAAGCAGGAGAGGTGCTGCAAATATCTACATGTCAGATTTAAAGACCAGTTCAGGATTAATATTACCCCTTTTTGAAAATGACAAGAAACATGTATTTCATCTGTTTGTTATAAGAACTCAGATTCGTGAAAGACTGATAACGGCTTTGAATGGAGACAATATAAGTTGCGGAATTCATTACCCAAAAGCTTTACCATTCCTGGATGCGTATCTTTATAAGAAACATAAAACCTCAGACTTCCCTGTTTCTTCAAACTTTACCAATGAGATCCTTTCAATTCCTGTCTATCCCGAAATTACTCAGGACCAAGTAAGTAGAATTTGCAGGATTATTAATAATTGTAAGTAG
- a CDS encoding TolC family protein, producing MRLLTLSIFIVLSLKPVDGQIVYGLKDCIGIGLERNFSILVARNNETVSNNNYTIGNAGYLPSLDLSSRYSGTINNTTQNLAAGGQTVSNGVHNTTANAGVTLGWTIFNGFNVQTTYKKLDELKQLGSLNSQLSAEYLIADIISGYYNYIDQVQALNNVKYALTLSRERLRIDETRYLLGSSSKLQVLQSRVYVNTDSSKLSKQIEVVRAAQIKLNELMAAEDMGILFATKDTSIDVETGLLYEKLLNETLEGNTSLLIASRNKTLSELDYKLVVSRSYPYLNMSTGYSYNFNTYSAGTNKNQITNGMNYGLTLGLNIFDGFNQRRSIANSTIDKENKELKYQELEQGIKADLLTLYNAYSSNLRLIRLEEQNLQTAAENLDIALERYKLGSLSGLDLREVQKSLLDAKDRLLAVQYQTKLAEISLMLISGNIMVYYK from the coding sequence ATGAGGCTTCTAACGCTTAGTATATTTATTGTTTTATCGCTCAAGCCTGTTGATGGTCAGATAGTGTATGGTCTCAAGGATTGTATTGGAATAGGTTTGGAAAGAAACTTTTCAATACTTGTTGCCAGAAATAATGAGACTGTTAGCAATAATAACTACACTATTGGCAATGCAGGGTATCTACCCTCCCTCGATCTGAGCAGTCGTTATAGTGGTACGATTAATAATACTACACAGAATCTTGCAGCAGGGGGACAGACAGTAAGTAACGGTGTTCACAATACAACAGCTAATGCCGGTGTAACATTAGGGTGGACAATCTTTAATGGATTTAATGTTCAGACCACCTATAAAAAGCTGGATGAATTAAAACAACTTGGATCACTTAATTCCCAGTTATCTGCTGAATACCTTATTGCTGATATTATCTCAGGATACTACAATTATATTGATCAGGTTCAGGCACTTAATAATGTTAAATATGCCCTTACGCTTTCCAGAGAGCGATTGAGGATTGATGAAACCAGATATCTCCTTGGTTCCAGTTCAAAGCTCCAGGTATTGCAATCGAGAGTTTATGTAAATACTGATAGTTCAAAGCTTTCCAAGCAAATTGAAGTTGTGAGGGCAGCTCAGATAAAGCTTAATGAACTTATGGCTGCAGAAGATATGGGTATTCTGTTTGCAACAAAAGACACGTCTATCGATGTTGAAACCGGATTGCTCTATGAAAAGCTGTTAAATGAAACACTTGAGGGTAATACCAGCCTGTTAATAGCATCGAGGAACAAGACTCTTTCTGAACTTGATTATAAGCTTGTTGTTTCAAGGTCCTACCCATATCTTAATATGTCAACCGGATATAGTTATAACTTTAACACCTATTCTGCCGGAACAAATAAAAACCAGATAACAAACGGGATGAATTATGGTCTGACTCTTGGATTGAATATTTTCGATGGATTCAACCAGAGAAGGAGTATCGCGAACTCCACTATAGATAAGGAAAACAAGGAGTTAAAGTACCAGGAACTGGAACAGGGTATCAAAGCTGATCTCCTCACACTATACAATGCTTATAGCAGCAATCTCAGGCTTATAAGACTTGAGGAGCAGAACCTTCAGACGGCTGCTGAAAACCTTGACATCGCTCTGGAAAGGTACAAATTAGGGAGCCTCTCAGGGCTTGATCTCAGAGAAGTACAGAAAAGTTTGCTTGATGCAAAGGATCGGCTTCTTGCAGTTCAGTATCAGACAAAACTGGCTGAGATTTCATTGATGCTTATTTCAGGGAATATAATGGTGTATTATAAATAG
- a CDS encoding oligosaccharide flippase family protein, with protein MTRAELFQSLKRSELLKNTSILVSGTAIAQLIPILLQPILRRFYSAEIFGAYAVYLSLVGILAIISSFKYDLAIILPRKNKDAVNIFFLTVLINLAFNVVLLLVIIIWQPQFLSFFNLPEKYSEYLF; from the coding sequence ATGACCAGGGCAGAACTTTTCCAGTCTCTTAAAAGATCAGAATTACTTAAGAATACATCCATCCTTGTCTCTGGAACTGCTATCGCGCAGTTAATCCCCATTCTGCTTCAACCTATACTCAGGCGATTTTATTCTGCTGAGATCTTCGGTGCTTATGCGGTGTATCTTAGCCTGGTTGGGATACTGGCAATTATCTCATCATTCAAATATGATTTGGCTATAATCTTACCTAGAAAGAATAAGGATGCTGTTAATATATTTTTTTTAACTGTACTAATTAATCTGGCATTCAATGTTGTTTTATTACTGGTTATTATAATATGGCAGCCACAGTTTCTCAGCTTTTTCAACCTGCCTGAGAAGTATTCTGAATATCTCTTTTAG
- a CDS encoding glycosyltransferase, with amino-acid sequence MSFKLFTISTMYPGYLESFRSRFDSSENMPYAAHYDLLLEDTTEFAGAYTKTFSDLGLETKCVIANSHDLQTKWKLENGNKSDKPEQVLFEQVKKFQPDVLWIENLSFTDTSWLENIRNKVKSISLIIAYHCSPMGPKILERLKYVDFVITCTPGLKEDIIRKGFRSYLVYHGFDQGILKRITHREGAIQGNFIFSGSLATGTGFHGERIELIEGLLNSGIDIDLYVNLESKNKIAAKQILYKTNQFLDKSNMTWLKKYFPVLESNKTAVKQYSEGLLAKKQLPVFGIDMYQLFHDSKVVLNYHIGVAGNFAGNMRMFEVTGVGSCLLTDNKSNMSDLFDVGSEVVVYENKEDCIAKAKWLLENEDERKKIALAGQKRTLTLHTVENRCNQIIEIINDELKKKRKNG; translated from the coding sequence ATGAGCTTTAAACTATTCACAATAAGCACAATGTATCCGGGTTATCTGGAATCATTTAGAAGTCGTTTTGACTCATCAGAAAACATGCCTTATGCAGCACATTATGATCTTTTACTTGAAGATACTACGGAATTTGCCGGTGCTTATACCAAGACTTTTAGTGATCTTGGACTCGAGACGAAATGTGTAATAGCTAACTCTCATGATCTTCAGACTAAGTGGAAATTGGAAAATGGGAATAAAAGTGATAAGCCTGAACAGGTTTTGTTTGAACAGGTTAAGAAATTCCAACCAGACGTACTCTGGATTGAAAATCTAAGCTTTACTGATACATCCTGGCTTGAGAATATCAGAAATAAAGTCAAGAGCATTTCTCTCATAATTGCATATCACTGTTCGCCCATGGGACCAAAAATACTGGAGCGTCTAAAGTATGTCGATTTTGTTATTACATGTACACCCGGTTTAAAAGAGGATATTATTAGAAAGGGTTTCCGGTCATATCTGGTTTATCATGGTTTCGATCAGGGCATCCTGAAACGTATTACGCATAGAGAGGGAGCTATTCAGGGAAATTTTATATTCTCCGGATCTCTTGCTACTGGAACCGGATTCCATGGGGAGAGAATAGAACTGATAGAAGGGCTTCTTAATTCAGGTATTGATATTGATTTATACGTAAATCTGGAGTCAAAAAATAAAATTGCTGCAAAACAGATACTCTATAAAACAAATCAGTTTCTTGATAAAAGTAATATGACCTGGTTAAAGAAGTATTTCCCTGTTCTTGAATCAAATAAAACTGCTGTAAAACAATATTCGGAAGGATTGCTTGCAAAAAAACAACTCCCTGTCTTTGGTATTGATATGTATCAGTTATTTCATGATTCAAAAGTAGTATTGAATTACCATATAGGTGTCGCAGGCAACTTTGCCGGCAACATGAGGATGTTTGAGGTTACCGGTGTTGGGAGTTGCCTGTTAACAGATAATAAATCGAATATGAGTGATTTGTTTGATGTAGGTAGTGAAGTTGTTGTTTATGAAAATAAAGAAGATTGTATAGCAAAGGCAAAATGGCTCCTGGAAAATGAAGATGAAAGAAAGAAGATTGCTTTAGCAGGGCAGAAAAGGACATTAACATTACATACTGTTGAGAACAGATGTAATCAGATTATTGAGATCATTAACGATGAATTAAAGAAAAAAAGAAAAAATGGGTAA
- a CDS encoding nucleoside phosphorylase, which yields MEKKTELITNKDGSIFHLNLLPGDISNKIIIVGDPGRVDMLASLMTEIRVRKENREFRTVTGFFENTEITVISSGIGTDNIDILINELDALVNIDLKTGIVKEEPESLTFIRIGTSGGLRSDIPAGSCILTETAIGFDGLLHFYEGYDWILDTGLSDYLAEYLEWPDTLSYPYAVNASKDLIEAFSNENFKKGITISAPGFYAPQGRRLRLETFDNEINNKLSEFSFRGRTISNYEMESSAIYGLSALLGHKALTICLVIGNRVTGEFVQDYKPLMRDLALKVFKLI from the coding sequence ATGGAGAAGAAGACTGAGCTTATCACAAATAAAGACGGAAGTATATTTCATCTGAATCTCCTCCCCGGAGACATTTCCAATAAAATCATTATTGTCGGGGACCCGGGACGTGTGGATATGCTGGCTTCCCTGATGACTGAAATCAGGGTAAGAAAAGAGAACAGGGAATTCAGGACAGTAACCGGATTTTTTGAGAATACCGAAATCACAGTTATTTCTTCCGGTATTGGAACAGATAATATTGACATTCTTATTAACGAACTAGATGCTCTGGTAAATATTGATCTTAAAACAGGAATTGTAAAAGAAGAACCAGAATCCCTTACATTTATCAGAATTGGAACATCCGGAGGATTGAGGTCTGATATTCCTGCAGGATCTTGTATATTAACAGAAACAGCAATAGGGTTTGACGGACTTCTGCACTTTTATGAAGGATACGACTGGATTTTGGATACAGGATTATCAGACTACCTTGCTGAGTACCTCGAATGGCCTGACACACTCTCCTACCCTTATGCGGTTAATGCCAGCAAGGACTTAATTGAAGCGTTCAGTAATGAGAACTTCAAAAAAGGAATTACAATTTCAGCGCCTGGCTTTTATGCTCCGCAGGGAAGAAGACTCAGGCTTGAAACATTTGATAATGAGATAAATAACAAGTTGTCAGAATTCTCATTCAGAGGAAGGACAATCAGCAACTATGAGATGGAAAGTTCAGCGATATATGGTTTGTCGGCCCTATTGGGTCATAAAGCGCTAACAATCTGCCTTGTAATAGGCAATCGTGTTACAGGAGAGTTTGTACAGGATTATAAGCCGTTGATGAGGGATCTTGCCCTAAAGGTTTTCAAACTAATATAA
- the wecB gene encoding UDP-N-acetylglucosamine 2-epimerase (non-hydrolyzing) gives MKKIKVLTVVGTRPEIIRLSRVLAKLDQTAAIEHILVHTGQNYDYELNEIFFEDLELRKPDYFLNAAGATATETIGKVIINIDPVLEKEKPDAFLVLGDTNSCLCAIPAKKRKIPVFHMEAGNRCFDQRVPEETNRKIVDHISDINLTYSDIAREYLLREGLSADRIIKTGSPMFEVLNHFLNNIKKSKALSELGLEKEKYFVFSAHREENVNSEVNFNDLVNSINSIAAEFKLPVIVSTHPRTRKQIEAKGIKFDKLVVLSKPFGFLDYVYLQMNASAVLSDSGTISEESSILNFPALNIREAHERPEAMEEASVMMVGLKYDRISQGLSILKDQKRGEVRSLRLVNDYSMPNVSDKVVRIILSYIDYINTNVWKK, from the coding sequence ATGAAGAAAATTAAAGTCCTTACAGTAGTTGGTACACGACCAGAAATAATCAGATTATCAAGGGTACTTGCCAAACTGGATCAAACTGCTGCGATTGAGCATATTTTGGTTCATACCGGACAAAATTATGATTATGAATTAAATGAAATATTTTTTGAAGATCTGGAACTCAGAAAACCGGATTATTTTCTAAATGCTGCTGGTGCTACTGCAACTGAGACCATTGGGAAAGTAATAATAAACATTGATCCTGTATTGGAAAAGGAAAAGCCGGATGCCTTTCTTGTTCTGGGAGATACAAACAGCTGCCTGTGTGCAATCCCTGCAAAAAAGAGAAAGATCCCGGTATTTCATATGGAAGCTGGTAACAGATGCTTCGACCAGCGTGTTCCGGAAGAGACTAACAGGAAAATTGTTGACCATATAAGTGATATAAATCTAACTTACAGTGATATTGCCAGGGAATATCTTCTTAGAGAAGGGCTTTCTGCCGACAGGATAATCAAAACAGGCAGCCCTATGTTTGAAGTTCTAAATCACTTTCTTAACAACATTAAAAAGTCAAAGGCACTTTCAGAACTTGGATTAGAAAAAGAAAAATATTTTGTCTTTTCAGCACACAGGGAAGAAAATGTGAACTCAGAGGTAAATTTCAATGATTTGGTAAATTCAATAAATTCAATTGCAGCAGAATTCAAATTACCTGTCATTGTATCCACACATCCCAGAACCCGCAAACAGATAGAAGCAAAAGGAATTAAGTTTGATAAGTTAGTAGTATTAAGTAAACCCTTTGGTTTTCTTGACTATGTTTATCTCCAAATGAATGCTTCTGCTGTATTATCTGATAGCGGGACTATCTCTGAGGAATCATCAATATTGAATTTTCCGGCCCTGAATATCCGTGAGGCTCATGAACGCCCTGAAGCTATGGAAGAGGCATCAGTTATGATGGTTGGACTTAAATATGATCGTATTTCGCAAGGATTATCAATTTTAAAGGATCAAAAGAGGGGAGAAGTCCGCTCATTAAGACTTGTTAATGACTACTCAATGCCAAATGTTTCAGATAAAGTGGTCAGGATAATCCTCTCTTATATAGATTATATTAATACAAATGTCTGGAAGAAATAG
- a CDS encoding oligosaccharide flippase family protein, which yields MIYGDLIGHVANIISGILQGAKRGLSLSLLSTEKIKYVAQKYSEFPKFNVIPSLMSACSFLLPVLLVNKFYSAEMTGFFDLSRLLLSIPLALIATSISNVLLQSLSEKFRDRKTLKKDLLLILGVVSVIGVTEIIVIRFFGVQIFKIGFGEGNAFSGKISQILVWSYALNFFVASFSAIFISMNKIKLLSIWQLFYFISILSLTLFSKYDFLDFLRIYVSIEVICYLVIITMMLYIVFGYERKIKTLSI from the coding sequence ATAATATATGGAGACCTGATTGGTCATGTTGCAAACATAATTTCAGGTATTCTCCAGGGAGCCAAACGGGGGCTCTCATTAAGTCTTCTTAGTACTGAAAAAATTAAATATGTCGCTCAAAAATATTCGGAATTTCCAAAATTCAATGTAATTCCAAGTCTCATGAGTGCTTGTAGCTTTCTCCTTCCTGTACTCCTTGTGAATAAGTTTTATTCTGCCGAAATGACTGGTTTTTTTGACCTTTCCAGATTATTGCTTTCTATTCCATTGGCACTTATTGCCACATCAATATCGAATGTTCTGCTGCAGAGCCTCTCAGAAAAATTCAGAGATCGGAAAACCTTAAAGAAAGATTTGCTTCTGATACTTGGAGTTGTATCAGTTATCGGAGTAACTGAAATAATTGTTATTAGATTTTTTGGTGTTCAGATATTTAAAATCGGTTTTGGTGAGGGAAATGCATTCTCAGGGAAAATATCCCAGATTCTTGTCTGGTCTTATGCTCTGAACTTTTTTGTGGCCTCCTTCAGCGCCATTTTTATTTCAATGAACAAGATAAAATTACTGAGCATTTGGCAGTTGTTTTACTTTATTTCAATTCTTTCACTTACACTTTTCAGCAAATATGACTTTCTTGATTTTCTTCGTATTTACGTTTCAATTGAGGTAATTTGTTACCTTGTAATTATTACAATGATGTTGTACATTGTTTTTGGTTACGAACGAAAGATAAAGACTCTATCGATATGA